DNA from Leptospira mayottensis 200901116:
TATGCTCATAACTCAGAAATTCTTGTTAAACCCGGTCAAATCGTAAAAAAAGGAGATTTAATTTCACTATCCGGCCAATCTGGAAACACTCCAGGAGGGCCACATATGCATTTTACGATTTACAAACCTACGAATGGTAAGTTAAAAGAAACTGATCCAATGCTTTTTGATTGGAATAAATTTGAGGGTAAAAATTAGAAATTATGAAAAGAATCATTTTTTTGCTTATATTAGTTGTTGCATGTTCAAAATTTGCTTCTGAAAAACAGAAATTTTCATCCAACGTAAAATTGCCTTTATACAAAGAGACAGTCTCCGGGAGTGAGGTTGTCTCTTCTTTAGTGAAAGGAAATGAATTCGAGATTAAAGAAAAAAAATCGTTAAGATTACTGACTTTCTTGGTGCGGAGGAAAAAGAATTTGAATGGTCTCTTGTAAAGGTAAATAATACTCAAGGTTGGACTTTAAGTTCCTCAGTAAATTCATTACAAAACGACTCTACGAAAGATGTGAATAAATTTGAATTATCTGGAACCTGGTCCGAATTACCACTCAGCTACTTCCCTCAAGATTTTTCTCAATTTATTTTTTTAGAAATTCGACTTAACAAAGTTTTGTTGAATCCGTATGGCGATTTTGGCCGCTTCGAATTCGATAACATTTCTTATATTAAGAATGGTAGTTTAATGAAGGTTATTTCGAATAATAAAGAGATTTTAACAGTTAAGATTCTAACTAACAATACAATTGAAATAATTGATTCAGAAAAATACAGAGAAGGCGGCTTGCCTGAGGATGCTAAAGATTTAATACCAGCTTTGAATAAAGGTAATATTTTAATTCGAATGTGAAGTTTAAATACGGTGTATCTTCTCTGCGAAAGCTAAAGAGGTTAGTCCGGATATCCTGAGCCATCACACACAAACTAACACCCTCCAACAATGCAAGACCGAACAGAACCACACTTCCCGACCTCTCGAACGAGCTTCTCTTTGGGCGAAGCGGTCCGAAGCAAAACGACGGGCCGCCGTATGTATGTGGATACAACTTGGGACGGTAAAGTTCCTTGCGTCTACTTTGATACAGAGAGTGGATCGCTTGTAAAAGTGGAAGTTCCGTTTGAGGACTTGGAAAAGATCAAAGAAACGGTAAGACAGATTCATACTTCTAAATATATCAGAATAGTTGAATACGAGCTGGCTGGTTCTTAAACGACTTCGAGTTTGAAATATTTTTTAAAATCGAAAGTGTAACGTGTACCAAACTTGGCCGGCGGGAGCGTCGGCTTTTTTGTATTTAGAATGTTAGAAGGAATTTCAGTTCCATTCTTCTCTTTCTTTTTGAATCTTTTCTTGGAGTTTAGCGGCTGATTCTTTTGAGAGCGTTCCACGAAAGTCTTTCATGGTAACCGGGCTTTTTGGTTCTTCTTTGATTTCATCGACTGCGTAAAGGAGGACTTCGATATTTTTCCCTACATACATTTCCGGAATGGAAAGATGGAGATCTGTGTTTTTGGGAGTGATTCTTGTTCTAATCATTGATTGTTCTTTTTAAAGTTCATCGAGCAATTCTTTAGCGGATTTAAGTTTTATTTTACCTTGTTTGTGGAGTTCGACCTCTTTCATCCCTTGTTTGATACTTGCGAGGATTTCTTTTTTAGTTGGTTCTTTGTCATTTGCCCGACTACGACGTGCATTTTGGAGTTCTTTTAAAAGAGTGTTGAATTCTTTGATTGAAATAACGACTGAGAGTTTTTTGCCTTTATGGTCTGTGATGAATTTGGGATGAATTGCTTTCATGGAAGAGTTCATTATATTCAGTAAATTTAATAAACTATGGATGTTTGATTTGGTATCATATATGTTTCTTTTAGCGATTTGAACTTTTTTTAGATTTTTATTCTATTATTTTCCTAAAACCTGTTCCATTCGTCCTTTTTTGATGAAAGCGTCTATGAGTGATTTAATGACTTCTCGATCTTTTTCGCTCATCTGATCTACAATTTCAAATTCTTTGAGTAAAGCCTGGTCTCTAATTTTGGAGGCAGGGTTTGCATTTCCTTCTTCTAAAAGTAAATAGTCTGTTGAGACTTCAAATACTTTCGCCATCTTAATGACCGTCTCAGAGTTTGGCATGGTTGAGCCGTTTTCATATTTTCCAATGTGTCGACCATG
Protein-coding regions in this window:
- a CDS encoding helix-turn-helix domain-containing protein gives rise to the protein MPSFGDKVKKLRKEKDWSQDEFAAKIGVHGRHIGKYENGSTMPNSETVIKMAKVFEVSTDYLLLEEGNANPASKIRDQALLKEFEIVDQMSEKDREVIKSLIDAFIKKGRMEQVLGK